GCAGGCCGTACTGTCTTCCTATCTCGAAGTCCTCCTCACCGTGACCTGGGGCGGTGTGGACAAGGCCGGTACCTTCTCCCAACGTCACGTGCTCGCCGAGGATTACGCGGTGTGCCCACTCGTACTTCTCGCGGAACTCCTTCTGGGTTGGATACTCGTCCATGAGGACGTGGACGTAGCGGAGCCCCTCAAGCTCCTCTCCCTTGAACTCCTCAACTATCTCGCCCTTAACTCCAGCTTCGCTCAAAACCCTTTCAACGAGGGCCTTCGCTATTATCCAGTACTCCTCTCCGTTCTCGGTCTCGACCCTAACCTTGGCGTAGTCGTAGTCTGCGTGAACGGTGACGGCAAGGTTGGCCGGGAGAGTCCACGGTGTCGTCGTCCAGATGAGAAGGTACTCGTTCTCCTTCCCCTCGACCGGGAACTTGACGTATATGCTCGGGTCCTCCCTTATCTTGTACTCGCCGCGGACCTCGTGTTCAGCCAAAGCCGTCTCACAGCGCGGGCACCAGTGGAGGACGCGCTTGTCCTTCTCCAGAAGTCCCTTCTCGTGGGCCCTCTTGAGCGTGAACCAGCCTGATTCGATGTACTCGTTCTTTATGGTCATGTAGGGGTTGTCCCAGTCCATCCAGACGCCGAGCATCTTGAACTGCTCCGTCATGACCTTGAGGTTGTTGAGAGCGAACTCCTTGCACTTCCTTATGAACTCGTCAACGCCTATCTCGGTCTCTATGTCCTTCTTTATCTTGAGCCCGAGCGCCTGCTCGACTTTGACCTCTATCGGGAGGCCGTGCATGTCGAAGCCCGGCTGTCTGCGGACGTTGTAGCCCTGCATGGTTCTGAACCTTATCACCATGTCCTTGATTATCTTGTTCCAGGCCGTTCCGAGGTGTATTGCACCGCTGACGTACGGGGGCCCGTCGAGGAAGTAGTACTTCGGTCCCTTTGCCCTGTTTTCCTTCACCTTCTCATAGGTGTTGTTCTCCTCCCAAAAGCGCTCGACCTTTTCCTCAAGCTTCCCTGGGTTATACTCCCTAAACTCCGGTTCCTTTATCATGTCAAAACCCTCCAGAAATGATCTTTAGGATGGACTACCCTAGAACAGGGGGACTCAAGCCGCGAAACGGGCGAAGCGAAGGATAAAACACTCCCCCCTCATGGGCATCGGGGCAAAATTGGGAACTTCCCTTATAAGGTTTTTGGGTGGGGTGTGCCCTCCCCGACCGACCCCAGGTCACTTCTCCCCGGGGCGTGAGGGGGAGGGCCCGGCTGAATTTAAGGTGAGGGTGATTTAAACCTGGCGCTCCTCCTCGGGCTCGCCTTTACGCCTGCTCTCGTTCTTTATGACCTGAATCACGTAGTCTATGAACTTCCTGACCTCCTCGAGGTCCTCCTCCGGAATATCCTGGATTTTCTTGTTCTTCGTCTTGTACGTCAGCAGCTTGAGGAGGGCCAGCCTTCCCAGCGCGGTCTTTGTTCCTATCTCTCCCTCCTTCCAGTCGTGCCAGATGGCGTTGGCTATGCCGTAGAACTCCGGGATGCTGTCGAGCCCGGGGTCACCGACGTCTATGACCTCCTTTCCGAGGTACTTGTAGCGCTTCTCCTTGTCCTCCTTCGAAAACTCCTTAGTCCTCTCCTTGATGTACGCGTGCACCATGGCCATCACCTCCGGGAGATAATTTTCCCCAAGAATTTATTAACTTTTTGTTTCTAAATCTTTCCCAAAGGCTTATATTCACGCTTAAATTGAAATATTATAAAGGGCCGTGGCGGGAACTGGCATGGGCATTGAGAATCTGATAGCCAAACTGCTTGCCTCCGGTGCTGACCTGAGCACGAGGAGTGCCGTCAGGGCGGTTCTGTCTCTCATGGGCGAGGATGAGGAGCTGGCCGACCAGATATACATCGAACTCAAAAACAGGGCCTACGCCGAGGATTTTGCAAAAGTTCCCCCTGAGAAGAGGGCTGTCTTCATTCCCCAGTGCCTCAGAAACTTCCGGGAGTGCCAAGCCGAGCTTGGGGAGTACGGCTTTGAGTGCGTGAAGTGCGGGTGCTGTCCGGTTGGTTCAATAATCGAGCTCGGTGAGAGGCTTGGTTACAAGCAGTTCTACATAGCCCCCGGAGGGAGCCTCGTCAAGAAGATTCTCAAGTCAAAGGTTCCGAAGGGAGAGATCAAGGCGGCGGTTGGAATCGCCTGCTGGCCGGAGCTTGCTGAGGCTGCCGAGAAGCTCTCCCATCTCAGAATCCCCCTCCAGGCAGTGCCTCTCCTTCGTGCCGGTTGCATCAGCACTCTCGTGGACGTCAAGCGCGTGGAGCAGACCCTCAGTCTTGGCATAGGGTCTGGGGTGCGGGGGAGTAAGGTGCCCTCCATCGAGTCCAACCCTACCCCTGGTTTCTAATCTCGTTCCAGATTCCCGCCATTATCAGCGCCGCACCCAGGTAGCCTTTGGCGCTTAGGATTTCCCCTATCGTTATGAACGCCGCTATGTGGCCGAATATTGGTTCCGCGGAGTAAATCAGCGCCGCCTTGTGCGCCCTCGTGTTCCTCTGGTGCTTCACCTGGAGTGTGAACGCTATCACCGTGGCGAAGATGGAGGTGTAGAGCACCCCTGCCCACGGCAGCGGGTCCGTGGGGAAGGTGAACGGCTCGGCTACGAGGGCGAAAACCAGCGAAAAGACGAAGTTCCATGTTATCTGCCAGAAGGCTAAGCTTAGGTAGTCCCTTTCCCCGAACTTCTGGACTAGGACTATCTGGAAGGCGAAGCTGAGGGCGCAGAGGACGGTGAGCATGTCACCGTAGTTGAAGTTCAGGCTCGCCCCCGAGATGAGGTAGAGGCCGGTTAGCGCTATTGCGAGTGAGGCGGCGTCCCTGAGCTTGAGCCTGTCCCTAAGCAGGAAGTAGGCTATGAAGGGCGTGAAGACGACGTAGAGGGACGTTATGAAGGCCGAGTTCGAGGCTGTGGTGTATTTGAGCCCGACTATCTGGAAGCCGTGACCGAAGAAGAGGGTAAGCCCGAGGATGAAGCCCTCCTTGAACGTTTCTCTCCTGAGGACCTTCGAGCGGAAGAGTATGAGCATCAGGAGGGACGCTATTCCGAAGCGATACGCTAGGAAGAGAATCGGGGGGAGGTAGTCGAGACTAACCTTCATAGCGGGGAACGTGAAGCCCCATATCGCAGTGATGCCGAGAAGCACTAGTTCGGAGCGGTTCATCGCATGGATTAAGGGAGAGGATTTAAAAGATTATTCACCTGGCCCGTTGACGCAGGACATGTTCATCGCCAGAAGGCTTTCCACGTACCCTGACTCGAGGTTTTCCTTTATTTTGTCGGCCAGTGCTTTGAACTCCTCGAGGGTGAGAGGTCTTTTGGTCTTCAGCCACTTGATCTTCCCGTCGTTCTTGTCAAGGATCACTATCTCCCCTTCCGTGATGAGGGGCACGTAGTTCATCTTTATCCCGTACAGCTCCTCGGCGAAAGCTAGCTTTGCCCTCATGAGCTCGAGGTAGTTGGCCAAGTCTTCGCCCAGAATCTTCCTGAATTCGCGCTCCATCTTCCCACCGTTGGAATCTTAATGCACAGGTTTATTAATCTATCGGACATATCTGGGTAAAAATGCCCTCCAATTTCTCCGAAACCCAAATAAGTGTCCGCGATGTATCACTCTCGGTGAGACAATGCGGATGAAGTACGCGCACCACTTCCACGCCTACCAGCCCGGTGATATCGTCTACGTTAAGGACGGCGACGGCTCAAAGCCGATAGAGTACGAGGAGAGGAAGAGCCCCGTCGCGATAAAGATCCGTGGAGAGGAGGTCAGGGGCGAGAACTGGACGAGGGCGATGCTCTATTCCTACGAGCACATAGCCGACACCCTCTCGCGCATGAAGGGGGTGAGCATGGACATAGAACCTTTCACGTTTCTGATGCTCCTCCGTTACCATAAGGGTGCATTTGAAGAGACCGTCGAGCTTCTCAGGAGGTTTGACGCCGTCCCCACAACGCCGTTCCACCCGATAGTTCCCCACCTCGACGAGTTCGAGCAGAGGATTCTGGCGAGGGTTTCCTTCGACTTCTACTCCCCGCTGATTGGGGACAAGCCCGTAATCGGCTACTGGCTTCCTGAGGCTGTGATAACGAGAAGAACCGCTCAAATAATTGAATCCTTAACGGACAAAAAGCTGGTATTTCTCCTCGATGAGAGACAGCTCCTTTACGACTTTCCCCAGGCGAAGCACTCCTGCAACCGCTATTCAAATTCCTTCGTCTTCGGAAGGGAGTGGGGCATAAGCGACGCCTTTGCCTTCAACACCCTCGACGTTCAGGGTTTGGTCTCGGCGACCCTATCCTACCGCGATGACCACAAGGAGAACCTCGGCGTTCCCTATCTAATCTTCACCGCCAGCGACCTTGAGAGCCTCCTCGGAAATCCGGCACAGCTCGACCGCTTCACCGCCTGGATGGAGGGGCTTGAGAGTAACGGCGTGGAGAGGATTTCCGCCATGGAGTTTGTGAGGAGGAAGCTCTCGGGCGAGTTCAAGCGCCTCGACGGCGAGTGCTCCTTCGAGATGGGGGTTAAGGACTACTCCTCCTGGAGCGACTACTTCGATTTAAGCCTCGACGGAAAGACGAGCGATTCCCGGTGGCTCGGCTACCGCAGGGCCGACGGGAAGGTTTTTGAGAGGAGAGTGAACGGCAGGAAAATCTCCCAGCTCTGGAAGGTGGCCTTCACCAGGCTCTTCGAGGAGCTCAACAGAACCATCCGCCTCGGCGTCCTGAAGGGCCTCGTGGAGCTTGGGGCCAATGCTAAGGAGTTCCTCGTCCGCTACGCGAGGGTTTTCTTCAGGGACTACTACGACTACTTCGGCATGGAAACGTCTCCCGATTACGTGCTTGAGCCTGCCAACGGCGAGGGGAAGGCCTTCAAGCTCGGCAGGATTTACTATCTTGCCCTCCTCGCCAACCACTCCTGCCCGCGCTTCTGGGAGAACTTAGATACACGCGTCGCCTTCGGCAACGTCTCGGTCATGGCGAAGGCCCTCATTGAGCTGATGGAGTACTTCGACGGCAGTGAACTTCAGAGCCTCTTCATCGAGGCCTATCTAAGGCTCCTCAACTTTGAGAACCTCTACCACCTCTGGAACCTCGGAGCAATGCCCTCCCTGCAGGGCTGGGAGACGGGCGAGAAAGCGTGGCTCGATGCGTTAAAGCCCGAGGTTCCCAACAGCGGCTACAACGTCGTGGCGAGGGCGGCCCTCTACGTTGGAGAGCGCGACCTGCGGGGTGAGCTGAGGAACCTGATAGGGCACTACAACCTCGACTGGGCCGTTGCGGATACCGGCCACATCCCGGGCGAGGTTCACGGTGACTGGGAGAATCGCAGGTGGTGTGAACACAGGGGATGATGTACTGTCCTTCCCGGGACGTTTGGTTATTTAATTTTGTTAGCCTAATCTTTAAAACTGGGCCAACCCCATACAGAAACGACCCAGAGATGGAGGGATGGGATTGGAGGAGAAGAAACGTCGTGAGGAGGAGTTGTCCATCCTTGGTCCCGTGTTGATGAAGCTCGGTGGGAAGGAGTACCTGAGGCTCAAGCGCATACTCGAGGACGCGGAGAAGAAAGGGGTGGGTAAGAAAACCCTCCTGCTAGCCCTTCAGATTCCACTTCTCTCTGCTCAGGAAGAGGTAGGCCTCGTCCTCCAGCTCCTTCGGGACGTAGTCTAGCATTATCTTGGCGTTCCTGATGTTTTCCCTAACGCTTTTCCCCATGGCAACCTGGTTCTTCTCCAGGAGTTCGAGGATAACCTCTGCTATGTCTTCCTTCACGGTCTTTTCCGCGAAGAGCCTCTTCCCGATGATCCACACCCTTTCGTTCTTCCTGTAGAAGTCCTGGCCCCTCTCGGTGAAGAACTCGGGTCCGGGCTTTATCCTCACCTTTTCCCTTTCCCTCCTGTCCACCTCGAGCATTATGAAGGCTTTGCTGCCCTCGTGCCCAACGTTCCAGCCGAGGACTTTGAAACCCTCCCTTGAGAGGGCCTTCTCAAAGCCCCGGGCGCTCCTCTCCAGCTGGGGGAGCAGAATGTCCTCCACAAGGTCAGGGGCCCCAAAGACCAGCGTCACGAGGTGGGTTCCCTTCCGCCTGAGTTCCGCGAGATAGCTTCCACTTTTCTTAGCTCTCCCAAAGAAGAACCCCTCGGATGGCTTCTCCAGGAACTGATGTGCCTTGAAGTAGAAAACCCCATAGCGCTCCCAGCTCAGGTTTGCCGCGACATTTCTCCTAGGGTCAACGGGGTCGATGACTATCAGAGGCCTATCCGCCTCGGCCTCGCGCCTAACGGTTCTCATGGCTACCTCGTGTTCATGCTTGAGCCAGTTTCCGGGGTCTATTATCTTCCGTCTCAGCATGAAATCGGCGTTTTTGAGGACTTCGAGGAATGAGCCGTACCTGATGACGAGGATCTCGGCAAGGTAGCCGGAGAAGCCGCGGATGTATATCTCGCTCCCGTAGGCGTTTATACCCTTCAAAAAGCGCTTGAGCAGTCTGACCTCGTTGTTCCTGCCCTCGAGGTTCTTAATGACCCAGCGGTTGTGGAGTATCGAGCGGTCCACGGCCGTCTTCACGTCCCTCCAGCTCTCCACGTCGTAGCATGGGACTATGTCGACCTTTACGCCCTTATATCTCGCCCTCACGTAGGGATGCTCGGCGTAGGCGATTTCGTAGGAGCCGAGCCTCTCGGCGATGGCCCTGCCGAGTTCCAGACCCTTCTCCCTGAGCTCTTCCAGTGGGGTATCGAGGGGAAAAGCTAGGAAGAGGTCAACGTCGTGGTCTCCGGCTAAATACGTATCCTTCGCGAGCGAGCCGACGAAGTATGGCTTAACGTCGAGGCCCAGGCTTTCGGTGGTCTCCTCAGCTATACCCCTCAGTTCTCCCATCAGGCCTTCCACGAAGGCCCTCTCCTCGTCCGTCGGGCGTATTCTCTGGAGAACTTTTTGAAGCACGGCCTCGACGTCCATTTTCACACCTCACTCGGCCAGCTCGAACCTCGCAACGGTTTCGTAGATCGGCCCCTTCGGCGTCAGCGTGCTCTTCTTCAGCTCTATGGCCTCAACATCGAACTCTCCGAAGTCCTCGTTGGCAAGGTCTTTGAGCGCCATCGCCAGCTCCAGTTTGTCCCTCACGAACTTGACGCGGCCGATGGTTATGTGGGCCACGAAGTCCTTCTCCTTCTTGAAGCCCAGCCTTCTCATCTCCCGCTCAACGTCGGCCGCTATCGCCTTTATCCCCTCGTCGTTCTCTATTCCAGCCCAGATTACGCGGACGTAGTTCGGGTTCGGAAAGACTCCTATCCCCTTAACCCTGGCGCGGTGCTTCTTGTGCTTCTTCGCTATCTCCTCCAGGGCCCTCTTGACTTCCTCTGCGGTGACTTCGTCGATCTCTCCGAGGAACTTGAGCGTGACGTGGAAGTTCTCGCGCTCGACAAACTTTATTTTGGCCGATTTGCTCCCTATCCTCTCCTGGGCCTTCAGAAGGTTGTCGCGGACTTCGTCGTTAACCTCAATGGCTATGAACGCCCTCATATCACCACCGAGAAAAGTTGGGGGAGGAGGTTAAAGAGGTTACTCCCTGACAACGACCGGGAACTCCTCCCAGGGGAAGACTATCCACTTGTCGGTGCGGAAAACGTAGAAGTCGGGAACCACCTTCGTCCAGGGCTTCATGCTGAGGCAGGCGATTCTGACGTCTTCCGCGCCGGCCTTCTTGACCTCCTCGATGACGACTTCGAGGGTCTTCCCCGTGTCGCTGACGTCGTCGACTATGACGACCTTCTTGCCCTCCAGCGAGCCGTGGAGGGGTATCGTTATGACCGGCTTCTCCATCCTCTCGTCGATGTCCTTGTAGAACTTGACGTCGATGACCTTGACCTCTAGGTCACCGAGGATGTGGCTGAGTCTCACTGCCGGAATCAGGCCACCCCTCGCGACTCCGACTATGACATCGGGCACAAAGTTCTTTCTAAGTTCGTCCGCGAGCGAGAATATTGCCCTGTCCACCTGCCACCAGGTGAGGTAAACTTTGTCCATCTCAACACCTCCGAATAGCGTGAGCTCTGAAGGCCACAACTTAAGGCTTTCGGCTGATGGGTAGAAGTTAAAGTCCTTCGCTTAAAAAGCCTCCGTTGGCAGAAAAATGTTAAAAGCATTGAATGAAAATATGAACTTGGGAGGCCTATGAGGGAGGGCATAGGTAGCGTGGTTGCTGTGTATCCCCTTCTCCTGGTGATTTTTACAGCGTATGTGATATTTGTCC
The Thermococcus radiotolerans genome window above contains:
- a CDS encoding DUF116 domain-containing protein → MGIENLIAKLLASGADLSTRSAVRAVLSLMGEDEELADQIYIELKNRAYAEDFAKVPPEKRAVFIPQCLRNFRECQAELGEYGFECVKCGCCPVGSIIELGERLGYKQFYIAPGGSLVKKILKSKVPKGEIKAAVGIACWPELAEAAEKLSHLRIPLQAVPLLRAGCISTLVDVKRVEQTLSLGIGSGVRGSKVPSIESNPTPGF
- a CDS encoding DMT family transporter encodes the protein MNRSELVLLGITAIWGFTFPAMKVSLDYLPPILFLAYRFGIASLLMLILFRSKVLRRETFKEGFILGLTLFFGHGFQIVGLKYTTASNSAFITSLYVVFTPFIAYFLLRDRLKLRDAASLAIALTGLYLISGASLNFNYGDMLTVLCALSFAFQIVLVQKFGERDYLSLAFWQITWNFVFSLVFALVAEPFTFPTDPLPWAGVLYTSIFATVIAFTLQVKHQRNTRAHKAALIYSAEPIFGHIAAFITIGEILSAKGYLGAALIMAGIWNEIRNQG
- a CDS encoding glycoside hydrolase, which codes for MRMKYAHHFHAYQPGDIVYVKDGDGSKPIEYEERKSPVAIKIRGEEVRGENWTRAMLYSYEHIADTLSRMKGVSMDIEPFTFLMLLRYHKGAFEETVELLRRFDAVPTTPFHPIVPHLDEFEQRILARVSFDFYSPLIGDKPVIGYWLPEAVITRRTAQIIESLTDKKLVFLLDERQLLYDFPQAKHSCNRYSNSFVFGREWGISDAFAFNTLDVQGLVSATLSYRDDHKENLGVPYLIFTASDLESLLGNPAQLDRFTAWMEGLESNGVERISAMEFVRRKLSGEFKRLDGECSFEMGVKDYSSWSDYFDLSLDGKTSDSRWLGYRRADGKVFERRVNGRKISQLWKVAFTRLFEELNRTIRLGVLKGLVELGANAKEFLVRYARVFFRDYYDYFGMETSPDYVLEPANGEGKAFKLGRIYYLALLANHSCPRFWENLDTRVAFGNVSVMAKALIELMEYFDGSELQSLFIEAYLRLLNFENLYHLWNLGAMPSLQGWETGEKAWLDALKPEVPNSGYNVVARAALYVGERDLRGELRNLIGHYNLDWAVADTGHIPGEVHGDWENRRWCEHRG
- the cca gene encoding CCA tRNA nucleotidyltransferase, producing the protein MDVEAVLQKVLQRIRPTDEERAFVEGLMGELRGIAEETTESLGLDVKPYFVGSLAKDTYLAGDHDVDLFLAFPLDTPLEELREKGLELGRAIAERLGSYEIAYAEHPYVRARYKGVKVDIVPCYDVESWRDVKTAVDRSILHNRWVIKNLEGRNNEVRLLKRFLKGINAYGSEIYIRGFSGYLAEILVIRYGSFLEVLKNADFMLRRKIIDPGNWLKHEHEVAMRTVRREAEADRPLIVIDPVDPRRNVAANLSWERYGVFYFKAHQFLEKPSEGFFFGRAKKSGSYLAELRRKGTHLVTLVFGAPDLVEDILLPQLERSARGFEKALSREGFKVLGWNVGHEGSKAFIMLEVDRREREKVRIKPGPEFFTERGQDFYRKNERVWIIGKRLFAEKTVKEDIAEVILELLEKNQVAMGKSVRENIRNAKIMLDYVPKELEDEAYLFLSREKWNLKG
- the thpR gene encoding RNA 2',3'-cyclic phosphodiesterase, whose amino-acid sequence is MRAFIAIEVNDEVRDNLLKAQERIGSKSAKIKFVERENFHVTLKFLGEIDEVTAEEVKRALEEIAKKHKKHRARVKGIGVFPNPNYVRVIWAGIENDEGIKAIAADVEREMRRLGFKKEKDFVAHITIGRVKFVRDKLELAMALKDLANEDFGEFDVEAIELKKSTLTPKGPIYETVARFELAE
- a CDS encoding phosphoribosyltransferase; this encodes MDKVYLTWWQVDRAIFSLADELRKNFVPDVIVGVARGGLIPAVRLSHILGDLEVKVIDVKFYKDIDERMEKPVITIPLHGSLEGKKVVIVDDVSDTGKTLEVVIEEVKKAGAEDVRIACLSMKPWTKVVPDFYVFRTDKWIVFPWEEFPVVVRE